One region of Mus pahari chromosome 16, PAHARI_EIJ_v1.1, whole genome shotgun sequence genomic DNA includes:
- the Abt1 gene encoding activator of basal transcription 1 has product MVKAGDLVEEQKTAMEEEEEEEEEVNAEAAEEQEEPEDAACSGSSGKKKKVVPGIVYLGHVPPRFRPLHVRNLLSAYGEVGRVFFQAEDHFVKRKKKAAAAAGGKKGAKYSKDYTEGWVEFRDKRIAKRVAASLHNTPMGSRKRSPFRYDLWNLKYLHRFTWSHLSEHLAFERQVRRQRLRAEVAQAKRETDFYLRNVEQGQRFLAADGDATRPNSSWTFTQRPTEQELRARKAARPGGRERARLANVQDQARSNRGLLAKIFGAPLPAESKEEP; this is encoded by the exons ATGGTGAAGGCAGGAGACTTGGTGGAGGAGCAGAAGACTgcgatggaggaagaggaagaggaagaggaagaggtgaatGCTGAGGCggcagaggagcaggaggagcccGAGGACGCGGCCTGCAGCGGCAGCAGCggcaagaagaagaaggtggttcCGGGCATTGTGTACCTGGGCCACGTCCCGCCGCGCTTCCGGCCCCTGCACGTACGCAACCTGCTCAGCGCCTACGGCGAGGTGGGACGCGTTTTCTTCCAGGCCGAGG ACCACTTTGTGAAACGCAAGAAGAAGGCAGCCGCAGCcgcaggagggaagaagggagctaAATACAGCAAGGACTATACCGAAGGCTGGGTGGAGTTCCGAGACAAGCGCATAGCCAAGCGAGTGGCAGCCAGTCTACATAACACGCCCATGGGCTCCCGCAAGCGTAGTCCCTTCCGTTACGACCTGTGGAACCTCAAG TATTTGCATCGTTTTACTTGGTCCCACCTCAGTGAACACCTTGCCTTTGAGCGCCAGGTACGAAGGCAACGCCTGAGAGCAGAGGTCGCCCAAGCCAAGCGAGAGACTGACTTCTATCTTCGAAATGTGGAACAGGGACAACGCTTCCTTGCAGCTGATGGGGATGCTACTCGGCCAAACAGCTCCTGGACATTTACTCAGCGTCCCACTGAGCAGGAGCTTAGGGCCCGGAAAGCAGCTCGGCCAGGAGGGCGAGAAAGAGCACGGCTGGCTAACGTCCAGGACCAGGCCCGCTCCAACAGAGGGCTCCTTGCCAAGATCTTTGGAGCCCCTCTCCCTGCAGAAAGCAAGGAAGAACCATAG